A single window of Jiangella alkaliphila DNA harbors:
- a CDS encoding beta-N-acetylhexosaminidase: MPELIPLPLAHEPLPGTFTVDTGTTIGADGDALPSAWVLHDVLAGAGVRAPVVPAADPAATIVLRVGDPVRDSPEGYRLTVTAERAVLEGGTAEALARAVQTLRQLLPPAALRRAPVADAAVRLECCAIEDAPRFAWRGVHLDVARHFMPVAFVLKLIDVAALHRLNVVHLHLTDDQGWRVEVPAHPRLTKVGAWRAETVIGRNSDEYDGTPHGGFYSLDDLREIVAYAAARSVTVVPEIDLPGHVQSVLAAYPELGNTGRPVEVRRTWGISTNVLAPTEEALGFARDVLDTVLDVFPGPWVHLGGDEVPRTEWRESPAAAERTADLGLSGVDELQSWFLRRLHGHVTKHGRRVVGWDEVADDGGMPADTVVMAWRGAEKGVAAMAAGHDVVMCPEDVTYFDHYQSGGAGEPLAIGGLTTVEDVAAWEPAAGDGPGRLLGVQGQHWTEYLPTPAAVEYVAFPRLSALAEVAWTAPERRDAADLLRRLPAHLERLDALGVNYRPLDGPRPGQRGGTGRRRRA, translated from the coding sequence ATGCCTGAGCTGATCCCGCTGCCCCTCGCCCACGAACCGCTCCCCGGGACCTTCACCGTCGACACCGGCACGACGATCGGCGCCGACGGCGACGCGCTGCCGTCGGCGTGGGTGCTGCACGACGTGCTGGCCGGCGCCGGGGTCCGCGCGCCGGTCGTCCCGGCCGCCGACCCCGCGGCGACGATCGTCCTGCGCGTCGGCGACCCGGTCCGGGACAGCCCGGAGGGCTACCGGCTGACGGTGACGGCGGAGCGCGCGGTGCTCGAGGGCGGGACCGCCGAGGCGCTCGCCCGCGCCGTCCAGACGTTGCGCCAGCTGCTGCCGCCCGCGGCGCTGCGCCGAGCCCCCGTCGCCGACGCCGCGGTACGGCTCGAGTGCTGCGCCATCGAGGACGCGCCCCGGTTCGCCTGGCGCGGCGTGCACCTCGACGTCGCGCGGCACTTCATGCCGGTCGCGTTCGTGCTGAAGCTGATCGACGTCGCTGCGCTGCACCGCCTCAACGTCGTGCACCTGCACCTGACCGACGACCAGGGCTGGCGGGTCGAGGTGCCGGCGCACCCCCGGCTCACCAAGGTCGGCGCCTGGCGCGCCGAGACCGTCATCGGCCGGAACAGCGACGAGTACGACGGCACGCCGCACGGCGGCTTCTACTCGCTCGACGACCTGCGCGAGATCGTCGCCTACGCGGCGGCGCGCTCCGTCACCGTCGTGCCCGAGATCGACCTGCCCGGCCACGTGCAGTCCGTGCTGGCCGCCTACCCGGAGCTGGGCAACACCGGGCGGCCGGTCGAGGTCCGGCGCACGTGGGGCATCTCGACGAACGTGCTGGCGCCGACGGAGGAGGCGCTCGGGTTCGCCCGCGACGTCCTCGACACCGTGCTGGACGTGTTTCCCGGCCCCTGGGTGCACCTCGGCGGCGACGAGGTCCCGCGGACGGAGTGGCGTGAGAGCCCGGCCGCGGCCGAACGCACCGCCGACCTGGGCCTGTCCGGCGTCGACGAGCTGCAGAGCTGGTTCCTGCGCCGCCTGCATGGGCACGTGACGAAGCACGGCCGGCGCGTCGTCGGCTGGGACGAGGTCGCCGACGACGGCGGCATGCCGGCCGACACCGTCGTGATGGCCTGGCGCGGCGCCGAGAAGGGCGTCGCCGCGATGGCGGCCGGGCACGACGTCGTCATGTGCCCGGAGGACGTGACGTACTTCGACCACTACCAGTCCGGCGGCGCCGGCGAGCCGCTGGCCATCGGCGGCCTGACCACCGTCGAGGACGTCGCCGCGTGGGAGCCGGCCGCCGGCGACGGGCCCGGCCGGCTGCTCGGCGTCCAGGGACAGCACTGGACCGAGTACCTGCCGACGCCCGCCGCCGTCGAGTACGTGGCGTTCCCGCGGCTCAGCGCGCTGGCCGAGGTCGCGTGGACGGCGCCGGAGCGGCGCGACGCGGCGGACCTGCTGCGCCGGTTGCCCGCGCACCTGGAGCGGCTCGACGCGCTGGGCGTGAACTACCGGCCGCTCGACGGCCCGCGCCCCGGCCAGCGCGGCGGCACGGGACGGCGCCGACGGGCCTGA
- a CDS encoding ribonuclease J, with amino-acid sequence MSHPHPELPSPPPLDPAALRVVPLGGLGEVGRNMTVFEYAGRLLIVDCGVLFPEDNQPGVDLILPDFEYIRDRLDDVEAIVLTHGHEDHIGAVPFLLREKRDIPVVGSRLTLALVEAKLKEHRIDAYQLQVKEGQTERFGPFEVEFLAVNHSIPDALALAIRTPAGLVLHTGDFKMDQLPLDGRLTDLNGFARLGDTGVDLFMTDSTNAEVPGYTPHERDIADVLDGVFARAPQRVVVASFASHVHRVQQVLDVAVAHGRKVAFVGRSMVRNMGIARDLGYLTVPGGTLVDLKSIDDLPPNKVVLMSTGSQGEPMAALSRIANRDHPAIHIEPGDVVVLASSLIPGNENAVSRVINGLTREGATVVHKGNAKVHTSGHAAAGELLFTYNLVKPRNVMPIHGETRHLFANADIAVASGVPRERVALAEDGVVVDLLDGVAKVVGAVPCGYVYVDGSNVGGVAEASLKDRRILGEEGFISVVVVVDSVTGKVTGGPEIHARGFAEDDSVFDDIRPELVAALEKAAEGGNADTYQLQQTVRRTIGRWVGGRLRRRPMIIPVVVES; translated from the coding sequence ATGAGCCATCCGCATCCCGAACTGCCCTCGCCGCCACCGCTCGACCCCGCCGCGCTGCGCGTCGTCCCGCTCGGCGGGCTCGGCGAGGTCGGCCGCAACATGACCGTGTTCGAGTACGCCGGGCGGCTGCTGATCGTCGACTGCGGGGTGCTGTTCCCCGAGGACAACCAGCCCGGCGTCGACCTCATCCTGCCCGACTTCGAGTACATCCGGGACCGCCTCGACGACGTCGAGGCGATCGTGCTCACGCACGGGCACGAGGACCACATCGGCGCCGTGCCGTTCCTGCTGCGCGAGAAGCGCGACATCCCCGTCGTCGGCTCCCGGCTGACCCTCGCGCTGGTCGAGGCGAAGCTCAAGGAGCACCGCATCGACGCCTACCAGCTGCAGGTCAAGGAGGGGCAGACGGAGCGGTTCGGCCCGTTCGAGGTCGAGTTCCTGGCCGTCAACCACTCCATCCCCGACGCGCTGGCGCTGGCCATCCGCACCCCGGCCGGCCTCGTGCTGCACACCGGCGACTTCAAGATGGACCAGCTGCCGCTGGACGGCCGGCTCACCGACCTCAACGGCTTCGCGCGGCTCGGCGACACCGGCGTCGACCTGTTCATGACCGACTCCACCAACGCCGAGGTGCCCGGGTACACGCCGCACGAGCGCGACATCGCCGACGTCCTCGACGGCGTCTTCGCCCGCGCGCCGCAGCGGGTCGTCGTCGCCTCGTTCGCCAGCCACGTCCACCGCGTGCAGCAGGTGCTCGACGTCGCCGTCGCGCACGGCCGCAAGGTCGCGTTCGTCGGCCGGTCGATGGTCCGCAACATGGGCATCGCCCGCGACCTCGGCTACCTCACCGTCCCCGGCGGCACGCTGGTCGATCTCAAGAGCATCGACGACCTCCCGCCGAACAAGGTCGTGCTGATGTCGACCGGCTCGCAGGGCGAGCCGATGGCGGCGCTGTCGCGCATCGCCAACCGCGACCACCCGGCCATCCACATCGAGCCGGGCGACGTCGTCGTGCTGGCGTCGTCGCTGATCCCGGGCAACGAGAACGCCGTCTCCCGGGTCATCAACGGCCTGACCCGCGAGGGCGCCACCGTCGTGCACAAGGGCAACGCCAAGGTGCACACGTCCGGGCACGCCGCCGCCGGTGAGCTGCTGTTCACGTACAACCTGGTCAAGCCGCGCAACGTCATGCCGATCCACGGCGAGACCCGGCACCTGTTCGCCAACGCCGACATCGCCGTGGCGTCGGGCGTGCCGCGCGAGCGGGTCGCACTGGCCGAGGACGGTGTCGTCGTCGACCTCCTCGACGGGGTCGCGAAGGTGGTCGGCGCGGTGCCGTGCGGCTACGTCTACGTCGACGGCTCCAACGTCGGCGGGGTGGCCGAGGCGTCGCTGAAGGACCGCCGCATCCTCGGCGAAGAGGGCTTCATCTCCGTCGTCGTGGTGGTCGACTCCGTCACCGGCAAGGTCACCGGCGGGCCGGAGATCCACGCCCGCGGGTTCGCCGAGGACGACAGCGTCTTCGACGACATCCGGCCGGAGCTGGTCGCGGCGCTGGAGAAGGCGGCCGAGGGCGGCAACGCCGACACCTACCAGCTGCAGCAGACGGTGCGCCGCACCATCGGCCGCTGGGTCGGCGGCCGCCTGCGCCGCCGTCCGATGATCATCCCGGTCGTCGTCGAGTCCTGA
- a CDS encoding FtsK/SpoIIIE family DNA translocase: MATRTATARSRSSSGTPKRRTPARGRKRRAPEPPPPPPPEPSLAAQFFGGIGRMFVGIWMGIAHLVGGVTRSVGRTATSLEADQRRDGVGLFLIGTAFIVAASVWWTLEGRVYEAVYQGIAGAIGTGAYVAPVLLLMAAWRTLRHPARNGPGGRQVIGWACLALGTLGLAHVAGGMPRPVDGQIAMERAGGAIGYVSSTILADLLTVYVAGPLLGLLTLFGVLVITGIPLYEVTAQLRAGALVVGGWLGFRRPLAEGEDGDAGGRLAPSDDEPYDSPVLRDKPKRRRKPDPEPDDDADTAELGGLGGEDETPTEPAVVARELRKKKKAADGPAEAPPHTPIPQRVEQLALSGDITYTLPNSDLLRQGSPHKAKSAASDTVVESLMGVFDQFNIDAVVTGYTRGPTVTRYEVELGTAVKVERVTALSKNISYAVASAEVRILSPIPGKSAIGIEIPNLDKEIVSLGDVMRSSVARKDHHPMIAGLGKDVEGGFVVTNLAKMPHLLVAGATGSGKSSFINSMITSVLMRATPDEVRLIMVDPKRVELSAYEGIPHLITPIITNPKKAAEALQWVVREMDMRYDDLANFGFRHVDDFNKAVRSGKVKAPEGSERVLTPYPYLLVIVDELADLMMIAPRDVEDSVVRITQLARAAGIHLVLATQRPSVDVVTGLIKANVPSRLAFATSSLADSRVILDQPGAEKLVGQGDGLFLPMGASKPIRVQGAWVTESEIASVVGHCKEQLEPTYREDVTAPAAARREVDEDIGDDLDLLCQAAELVVNTQFGSTSMLQRKLRVGFAKAGRLMDLMESRGIVGPSEGSKARDVLIKPDDLDEVLDALRGD; this comes from the coding sequence ATGGCGACCCGAACAGCCACGGCACGGTCGCGAAGCTCGTCGGGTACCCCCAAACGGCGTACCCCGGCTCGCGGTCGCAAGCGTCGCGCACCTGAGCCGCCCCCGCCGCCGCCGCCGGAGCCGAGTCTCGCCGCGCAGTTCTTCGGCGGCATCGGCCGGATGTTCGTCGGCATCTGGATGGGCATCGCGCACCTCGTCGGCGGCGTCACCCGCAGCGTCGGGCGCACGGCCACGAGCCTCGAGGCCGACCAGCGCCGCGACGGCGTCGGGCTGTTCCTCATCGGGACGGCGTTCATCGTCGCCGCGTCGGTCTGGTGGACGCTGGAGGGCCGCGTCTACGAGGCCGTCTACCAGGGCATCGCCGGCGCCATCGGCACGGGCGCGTACGTCGCGCCGGTGCTGCTGCTCATGGCGGCCTGGCGCACGCTGCGCCACCCCGCCCGCAACGGCCCCGGCGGCCGGCAGGTCATCGGCTGGGCCTGCCTCGCGCTGGGCACTCTGGGCCTGGCGCACGTCGCCGGCGGCATGCCGCGCCCGGTCGACGGGCAGATCGCCATGGAGCGGGCCGGCGGCGCCATCGGGTACGTCTCGTCGACCATCCTGGCCGACCTGCTGACGGTGTACGTGGCAGGCCCGCTGCTGGGGCTGCTGACGCTGTTCGGCGTACTGGTCATCACCGGCATCCCGCTGTACGAGGTCACGGCGCAGCTGCGGGCCGGCGCGCTGGTCGTGGGCGGCTGGCTGGGCTTCCGCCGTCCGCTCGCCGAGGGTGAGGACGGCGACGCGGGCGGCCGTCTCGCGCCGTCCGACGACGAGCCGTACGACTCGCCGGTGCTGCGCGACAAGCCCAAGCGCCGGCGCAAGCCCGACCCCGAACCCGACGACGACGCCGACACCGCGGAACTCGGCGGCCTCGGCGGCGAGGACGAGACGCCGACCGAGCCGGCCGTGGTCGCCCGCGAGCTGCGCAAGAAGAAGAAGGCCGCCGACGGCCCGGCCGAGGCGCCGCCGCACACGCCGATCCCGCAACGGGTCGAGCAGCTGGCGCTGTCCGGCGACATCACCTACACGCTGCCGAACAGCGACCTGCTCCGGCAGGGCAGCCCGCACAAGGCCAAGTCGGCCGCGTCCGACACGGTGGTCGAGTCGCTCATGGGCGTGTTCGACCAGTTCAACATCGACGCCGTCGTCACCGGCTACACCCGCGGCCCGACGGTCACCCGGTACGAGGTCGAACTGGGCACCGCGGTGAAGGTCGAGCGGGTCACCGCGCTGTCGAAGAACATCTCCTACGCCGTCGCCAGCGCCGAGGTGCGCATCCTGTCGCCCATCCCGGGCAAGTCGGCGATCGGCATCGAGATCCCGAACCTCGACAAGGAGATCGTCAGCCTCGGCGACGTCATGCGGTCGTCGGTGGCCCGCAAGGACCACCACCCGATGATCGCCGGGCTGGGCAAAGACGTCGAGGGCGGCTTCGTCGTCACGAACCTGGCGAAGATGCCGCACCTGCTGGTCGCCGGCGCCACCGGCTCCGGCAAGTCCAGCTTCATCAACTCGATGATCACGTCGGTGCTCATGCGGGCGACGCCCGACGAGGTCCGGCTGATCATGGTCGACCCCAAGCGGGTGGAGCTGTCCGCGTACGAGGGCATCCCGCACCTCATCACGCCGATCATCACCAACCCGAAGAAGGCGGCCGAGGCGCTGCAGTGGGTCGTGCGCGAGATGGACATGCGCTACGACGACCTCGCCAACTTCGGCTTCCGGCACGTCGACGACTTCAACAAGGCGGTCCGCTCGGGCAAGGTGAAGGCGCCCGAGGGCAGCGAGCGGGTGCTGACGCCGTATCCGTACCTGCTGGTCATCGTCGACGAGCTGGCCGACCTCATGATGATCGCCCCGCGCGACGTCGAGGACTCGGTCGTCCGCATCACCCAGCTAGCCCGCGCGGCCGGCATCCACCTGGTGCTGGCGACGCAGCGGCCGTCGGTCGACGTCGTCACCGGCCTGATCAAGGCCAACGTGCCGTCGCGGCTGGCGTTCGCGACGTCGTCGCTGGCCGACTCGCGGGTCATCCTGGACCAGCCGGGCGCGGAGAAGCTGGTCGGTCAGGGTGACGGCCTGTTCCTCCCGATGGGCGCGAGCAAGCCGATCCGCGTCCAGGGCGCTTGGGTCACCGAGTCCGAGATCGCTTCCGTCGTCGGCCACTGCAAGGAGCAGCTGGAGCCGACCTACCGCGAGGACGTCACGGCCCCCGCGGCGGCCAGGCGCGAGGTCGACGAGGACATCGGCGACGACCTCGACCTGCTCTGCCAGGCCGCCGAGCTGGTCGTCAACACGCAGTTCGGCTCGACGTCGATGCTGCAGCGCAAGCTGCGGGTCGGGTTCGCCAAGGCCGGCCGGCTGATGGACCTGATGGAGAGCCGCGGCATCGTCGGCCCGTCCGAGGGGTCGAAGGCGCGCGACGTGCTGATCAAGCCCGACGACCTCGACGAGGTGCTGGACGCGCTGCGCGGTGACTGA
- the rimO gene encoding 30S ribosomal protein S12 methylthiotransferase RimO, with protein sequence MSKHSVAIVTLGCSRNEVDSEELAGRLDADGFELVDDPAAAETVLVNTCGFVEQAKKDSVDSLLAAADLKVPGGTKAVVAVGCMAERYGVGLADELPEADAVLGFDDYAAIGERLRGILGGTQHVSHVPRDRRKLLPVTPVERQAAAYAAPDLPAGMSPASGPRSVRRRLDGGPMAPLKLASGCDRACTFCAIPMFRGSFLSRRPSDVLADARWLAGQGVRELFLVSENSTSYGKDLGDLRLLETLLPELAAVDGIERVRVSYLQPAEMRPTLVDAMLSTPGVVPYFDLSFQHASTPLLRRMKRFGGTESFLELIESVRSRVPSAGIRSNVIVGFPGETDDDVAELESFLSQARLDVVGVFGYSDEDGTEAASFDGKLDPDEVSERVERVGDLVEELVAQRAEDRVGETVSVLVESAGADGAVEGRAEHQGPEVDGTTTVSGVRATVGDIVTATVTGSDGADLLAVP encoded by the coding sequence ATGAGCAAACATTCCGTCGCGATCGTCACGCTGGGCTGCAGCCGCAACGAGGTCGACTCCGAGGAGCTGGCCGGCCGCCTCGACGCCGACGGCTTCGAGCTCGTCGACGACCCCGCCGCCGCCGAGACCGTCCTCGTCAACACCTGCGGCTTCGTCGAGCAGGCCAAGAAGGACTCCGTCGACTCGCTGCTGGCCGCGGCCGACCTCAAGGTCCCCGGTGGCACCAAGGCCGTCGTCGCCGTCGGCTGCATGGCCGAGCGGTACGGAGTTGGACTCGCTGACGAACTTCCAGAAGCCGACGCCGTCCTGGGCTTCGACGACTACGCGGCCATCGGCGAGCGGCTGCGCGGCATCCTGGGCGGCACCCAGCACGTCTCGCACGTGCCGCGCGACCGCCGCAAGCTGCTCCCCGTCACGCCGGTCGAGCGGCAGGCCGCCGCCTACGCGGCTCCCGACCTGCCGGCCGGCATGTCGCCCGCGTCCGGCCCGCGGTCGGTGCGGCGGCGGCTCGACGGCGGCCCGATGGCGCCGTTGAAGCTGGCCAGCGGCTGCGACCGCGCCTGCACGTTCTGCGCCATCCCGATGTTCCGCGGCTCGTTCCTGTCCCGCCGCCCGTCCGACGTGCTGGCCGACGCGCGCTGGCTGGCCGGGCAGGGCGTGCGCGAGCTGTTCCTCGTCAGCGAGAACTCGACGTCGTACGGCAAAGACCTCGGCGACCTCCGGCTGCTCGAGACGCTGCTGCCCGAGCTGGCCGCCGTCGACGGCATCGAGCGGGTGCGGGTGTCCTACCTGCAGCCGGCCGAGATGCGCCCGACCCTGGTCGACGCCATGCTGTCCACCCCCGGCGTGGTCCCGTACTTCGATCTCTCGTTCCAGCACGCCAGCACGCCGCTGCTGCGCCGGATGAAGCGGTTCGGCGGGACGGAGTCGTTCCTGGAGCTGATCGAGTCGGTGCGGTCGCGGGTGCCCTCGGCGGGCATCCGCTCCAACGTCATCGTCGGCTTCCCCGGCGAGACCGACGACGACGTCGCCGAGCTGGAGTCGTTCCTCAGCCAGGCCCGGCTCGACGTCGTCGGCGTGTTCGGCTACTCCGACGAGGACGGCACCGAGGCCGCGTCGTTCGACGGCAAGCTCGACCCCGACGAGGTCTCCGAGCGGGTCGAGCGGGTCGGCGACCTCGTCGAGGAACTGGTCGCCCAGCGCGCCGAGGACCGCGTCGGCGAGACGGTGTCCGTGCTGGTCGAGTCGGCCGGCGCGGACGGTGCGGTCGAGGGCCGGGCCGAGCACCAGGGCCCCGAGGTCGACGGCACGACGACTGTCTCCGGCGTCCGCGCCACCGTCGGCGACATCGTCACGGCGACCGTCACCGGCAGTGACGGCGCCGACCTGCTCGCCGTGCCCTAG
- a CDS encoding alpha/beta hydrolase codes for MTEPAPVLSPVLSEDRPRGDVRAAVLLLHGGQSESREPVRARQPSVLRLRPFAGALRRAGGPLGLTVWRLRYAVRGWNGAEESPLADARSALAAVRARDPDVPVALVGYSMGGRAAVRVAGESGAADAVVAVAALAPWLTPSEPPSLLAGKHVLLMHGSADKVTDPRQTAALAAGLDGVAASCRYVSVAGDGHALLRHPFVWHREVTRFVLARTGLAAG; via the coding sequence GTGACTGAGCCGGCGCCCGTCCTGTCTCCCGTCCTTTCCGAGGACCGGCCGCGCGGCGACGTCCGCGCGGCCGTCCTGCTGCTGCACGGCGGCCAGTCCGAGAGCCGCGAGCCGGTGCGGGCCCGGCAGCCGTCGGTGCTGCGGCTGCGGCCGTTCGCCGGCGCGCTGCGGCGGGCCGGCGGTCCGCTCGGGCTGACGGTGTGGCGGCTGCGGTACGCGGTCCGCGGCTGGAACGGCGCCGAGGAGTCGCCGCTGGCCGACGCGCGGTCGGCGCTGGCGGCCGTGCGGGCGCGGGACCCGGACGTCCCCGTCGCACTGGTCGGCTACTCGATGGGCGGCCGGGCCGCTGTGCGGGTGGCCGGGGAGTCCGGCGCCGCGGACGCTGTCGTCGCCGTGGCCGCGCTGGCGCCGTGGCTGACACCGTCGGAGCCGCCGTCGCTGCTGGCCGGGAAGCACGTGCTGCTCATGCACGGCAGCGCCGACAAGGTCACCGACCCGCGGCAGACGGCGGCGCTGGCGGCCGGGCTGGACGGCGTCGCGGCGTCCTGCCGGTATGTCTCCGTAGCCGGCGACGGGCACGCGCTGCTGCGCCACCCGTTCGTCTGGCACCGCGAGGTGACCCGGTTCGTCCTGGCCCGGACGGGGCTGGCCGCCGGCTGA